The sequence CGACCAGGTCATGCCTTGTGGGTTACGGTGTCCATAGCTAAATACGTAGGAATTAGAAAATGGGTTATCATTTGGTACTGTGCCGTCAAGATTCAATCGTAATATCTTACCACCCAACGATTCCTGGTCTTGCGCGATATCCTCCTGACTGGCATCACCTGCAGTTGCATACAGTTTTCCATCCGGTCCAATCTTTAAGCGACCGCCATGATGATACGAACCACTTGGGATCTTATCAAGAAGTAAGTCTTCTTCTATCCAAGTATTATCCTGCAAGCGAAGTGTGACAATACGATTAAATTGGCCAGCACTGTCCTGATAAGTATAATACGCATAAGCAAGATTTGTTTCTGAAAAATCAGGATCTAGCACAAATCCTAACAACCCTGCTTCTGCCGCTGTCGCAATTTCTTTCTTCAGTTCAACGCTTTGCCGTTCTACTTCTCCATTTTCAATTTTGACAATATTTCCTGGTCTTTCCGTCAGATAAAAAGTATCCTGAGATTTTTCGATTGACCACGGCACATCAAGGTTTTCTGCTACTACTTCGACTTCCTTATTTTCCTGATTATTCGAGCTGGCGTTCTCTTCTTCTCCAGTATTTTGTTGCTCATTGTCTGTGCACCCTGTCATCAGAAAAATCATCGTTACAAAAAATAAGGTTACATGTTTCAAATTGATCCGCTCCTTCCGTTTTAAGATTAATGTAACAAAAAACAGATTGGGAATCACTTCAAACGCAGGTTAACTATGTAAATTTTTCGTTTTGATCCTTAGTTGTGCAGGTTATTGGGAGTAAATTGAAACCTGAGCGCCTGCTCAATCGTTATCATAATAGAAGGGAAAAACAGGAGGATGTACCATGTTTGTTACATGCTATTGGCGGATACGGAGGAACAGATTTCAACATAACAGATTGCACATCGAATCAATCGGTTCCCTCAATCAGAAGACGCTCTATTGTTTATTCATCCATTAAAGAAACGTTATTGAATGATGACGCGTATTTTCTGAATAAGACAAATTTAGATCACTTCGACACGCTAACTTTGATTGCTATGACTATTGCCGTAGAAATTTGTTATTTTTTCTACTAATTAGCATCAGCTCATTTTATTAATGGAGAGATCGTAATGAAAAAATGGTGGAACAAAACAAAAAGAAATCCAAAGAAGAATAAACCACACACTTTTTGGGAGTTTTTGCTGGATATGCTGATTTGGATTCCTGAGATTCTTTTTCTGCCTTTTCGTATTATCTTCTGGCTGTTTAGAGGTGCAGGAAAAATAATGGGTAACTTATTTGATAATATTTGATTCCTATTTAGAGCGGTTACCCTCTATAAATAAAGACAGGAACATGCCACCTATGCCAATACATGTTACTACAATAAACGCAACTGAAACTCCATGCACTGCTCCTGCTACCCCATATACTGTCGTGTCTTGTTCACTGTTTGTCATGATTGTAACAAGTACCGCTGTTCCTAATGCGCCTGCTACTTGTCGCATCGTATTATTCATAGCTGTTCCATGTGGGATTAATTCTTCAGGAAGTGCATTTAATGCTGCAGTAGTAAGGGGCATTTTCACCATCGCATTACCGACCATTGCTACTGCATGAACAATCATTAGATAAATGAATGTTGTTTGCGCACTGATATCCGTTAGCAAAAAAGCACTAAAAGTCACCAACGAGAGACCGGTAAATGCCAGCCACTTAGAACCAACCTTATCATAAATTCTTCCTGTAATTGGTGACAGGACACCCAAGACAATACCTCCAGGCATTAACACAAGACCAGACTCAAAAGCTGTGTAGCCCATCATCTTTTGCATATAAATCGGTAATATCGTCATCCCGCCAATAAAGGTTATAAATACGATAATAACAAGTATTAAGGATAGAGAAAACATCTTATATTTAAAAACCCTAAATTCAAGCATTGCTTGTTCTTGCTTTAATTGACGCTGGATAAACCAGTACAAGCCAACCACCGCGATTAGTAATGGGAAGATAACCTGGTAGCTGCCCCAGCCATTACTACCTGCCATACTAAACCCTAACAGTAAACCACCGAATCCAATTGTTGATAACATCACCGAAAGCACATCTAATACAGGAGAGGTACGTTCCGTTACATTTTTCAAAAGAAAGTAACCTGCAATCAGAATAAATACCGAGACAGGCAGAAGGAGCTGAAATAAAACACGCCAGTCAAAATTGTCGATGATCCATCCCGATAATGTTGGACCTATTGCCGGAGCAAAAGCAACCACCAACCCAAACACTCCCATTGCTCTTCCACGTTTTTCTACAGGGTAAAGTGTGAATAAAACAGTCTGCATTAATGGCATCATAATCCCAGCGCAAGAAGCTTGAACGATTCGCCCAACAAGTAATGTAAAGAAGTTGACGGAAAGAGCACAGATAAATGTACCCGCTGTAAAGAGAATCATCGCTGTAAAAAATAAAGTGCGAGTTGTATATTTTTGAATTAAAAATGCGGTTACCGGAATCATAATCCCATTTACCAACATGAAACCTGTCGTTAACCACTGCGCAGTATTCTCTGTAATGTATAAGTCCTCCATTAAATGCGGCAATGCTGTCGTCATTATAGTTTGATTTAAAATGGCAATAAAAGTACCTATCAATAACACGGTAACAATTGCATGCTTACTTACTTGCTTCGTTTCTTTCATATGTCGTACACCTCTGCAAATATTTACTGTCCCACTGAATTTGTTCTTGCTTTAGTTATTTGCAGAAGAGTTATAATTACTCCTAATTAACCAAAAAAATTAGTGAAAGAGAAAAAAGTTTCGGATGTGAAAACAAAGAATATGCTACAACTTTTTTACTGTAGTTAGAGAACATCCAGAAAGAATGCTAATGCGCAATTAGCGGTAAATGTCGTTGCAGATAGCGCTCTATATACTATCTTTCGCATCAGTTATATACCAAAATTCCATAGCGCAGGCTAATCTTGACAACAAAAAACCTAACATAACAGGCAATTTGCTTGTTATGTTAGGTTTTTATTTTAACAAAGATTTTTAGCTGAACCGCTATAAAAAATACTTATACTTTTCTTCTTTTAATCCGACCAATACCCAGCTCTTTTGCTTCCTCTTTCAACGCTTTTAATAAACTGATCGCCATTAACGCAATGATGATGGAAAATGGTAATGCTGCAATGATCATC is a genomic window of Gracilibacillus salinarum containing:
- a CDS encoding PQQ-dependent sugar dehydrogenase — protein: MIFLMTGCTDNEQQNTGEEENASSNNQENKEVEVVAENLDVPWSIEKSQDTFYLTERPGNIVKIENGEVERQSVELKKEIATAAEAGLLGFVLDPDFSETNLAYAYYTYQDSAGQFNRIVTLRLQDNTWIEEDLLLDKIPSGSYHHGGRLKIGPDGKLYATAGDASQEDIAQDQESLGGKILRLNLDGTVPNDNPFSNSYVFSYGHRNPQGMTWSSSGTFYATEHGNSANDEVNKIEKGNNYGWPVIEGRQEQEGMVSPLFTSGTDTTWAPSGMDFYQQKLYVAALRGEAVLEFDLESEEYRQAVSGLGRIRDVLVEEDSLYFISNKTDGRGNPDENDDKLYRMSLSETD
- a CDS encoding MDR family MFS transporter encodes the protein MKETKQVSKHAIVTVLLIGTFIAILNQTIMTTALPHLMEDLYITENTAQWLTTGFMLVNGIMIPVTAFLIQKYTTRTLFFTAMILFTAGTFICALSVNFFTLLVGRIVQASCAGIMMPLMQTVLFTLYPVEKRGRAMGVFGLVVAFAPAIGPTLSGWIIDNFDWRVLFQLLLPVSVFILIAGYFLLKNVTERTSPVLDVLSVMLSTIGFGGLLLGFSMAGSNGWGSYQVIFPLLIAVVGLYWFIQRQLKQEQAMLEFRVFKYKMFSLSLILVIIVFITFIGGMTILPIYMQKMMGYTAFESGLVLMPGGIVLGVLSPITGRIYDKVGSKWLAFTGLSLVTFSAFLLTDISAQTTFIYLMIVHAVAMVGNAMVKMPLTTAALNALPEELIPHGTAMNNTMRQVAGALGTAVLVTIMTNSEQDTTVYGVAGAVHGVSVAFIVVTCIGIGGMFLSLFIEGNRSK